The following nucleotide sequence is from Mytilus edulis chromosome 13, xbMytEdul2.2, whole genome shotgun sequence.
TTCTTTTATTTGGTTACAGTTTATTTGTTTTCTGCTTCAAGCACTGTAATTGTGACAGTCACATTTTATTAGAAACCATTCATCTGATGAAATAATATGCAATTGCCATAAATTCTATATACCCATATTGTTGTCTTATATTTATGCCATTTGGTATGAAATCTTTACCTAACCAGGTAAAATAATCTAAACCTGTGAaggtaaagaaataaataaatttaatacatgtttaaattgaaaattttttggatgaaatatttcagtttcttacaaattttgtttgtcaagaaaaaaaaatctgttttattacACTTATCCTTTTTCTCATACTCTAAAGGGGGAACACCTGGATAAATAAGTTTTTCCAAGTCACTCAGTCTGTCCATTCGTCCATGTTCCTTGAAAGCACGTAACTCTCTCTAAATCATTGaatgtatttatacatgtatgtgtcaaaGTTTCACAAATCTgcatacatttaaagtacatctACAATAAAATGATACAAAGTTTATTCTTTATCAAGAAAGACACTGTGTTAGAGTTTGCCATGATAAATGTATAGATTGATATTGTAGCAAGAAAATGAGTGTTTTCAGAGTATCGATATGAAATTTGATGAAACTGGAATATCTTTAACTGactagagagaaaaaataaacacACGTTAAATTTACTTGAAAAAGAAAGAAGTATTTACTTAAAAAgggaaatgaaatattaaaactttgaccattcttatattttatatcatgGCAGTTTCTTTTATTTGGTTACAGTTTATTTGTTTTCTGCTTCAAGCGCTGTAATtgtgacagttaaattttattagaAACCATTCATCTGATGAAATAATATGCAATTGCCATAAATTCTACCTACCCATATTGTTGTCTTATATTTATGCCATTTGGTATGAAATCTTTACCTAAACAGGTAAACAAATCTAAACCTGTGTaggtaaagaaataaataaatttaatacatgtttaaattgaaaattttttggatgaaatatttcagtttctaacaaattttgtttgtcaagaaaaaaaaatgttttattaccCCCATCCTTTTTCTCATACTCTAAAAGGGGAACACCTGGATGAATAAGTTTTTTCAAGTCACTCAGTCTGTCCATTCGTCCATGTTCCTTGAAAGCATGTAACTCTCTCTAAATCATTGaatgtatttatacatgtttGTGTCAAACTTTCACAAATCTGCATACATTTATAGTACATCTACAATAAAATGATACAAAGTTTATTCTTTATCAAGAAAGACACTGTGTTAGAGTTTGCCATGATAAATGTATAGATTGATATTGTAGCAAGAAAATGAGTGTTTTCAGAGTATCGATATGAAATTTGATGAAACTGGAATATCTTGAACTGactagagagaaaaaataaacacACGTTAAATTTACTTGAAAAAGAAAGAAGTATTTACTTAAATAGGTAAATGAAATATAAGAACTTTGACCATTCTTATATTTTGTATCATGGCAGTTTCTTTTATTTGGTTAcagtttatttgttttcttcttcaaGCGCTGTAATTGTGACGGTCAAATTTTATTAGAAACCATTCATCTGATGAAATAATATGCAATTGCCATAAATTCTACAAACCCATATTGTTGTCTTATATTTATGCCATTTGGTATGAAATCTTTACCTAAACAGGTAAACAAATCTAAACCTGTGTaggtaaagaaataaataaatttaatacatGTTTAAATTGAAAGTTTTTTGGAGGAAATATGTCAGTTTCTAACAGATTTTgtttgttaagaaaaaaaaatctgttttaattACACCCATCCTTTTTCTCATACTCTAAAGGGGGAACACCTGGATGAATAAGTTTTTCCAAGTCACTCAGTCTGTCCATTCGTCCATGTTCCTTGAAAGCACGTACATGTAACTCTCTCTAAATCATTGaatgtatttatacatgtatgtgtcaaaGCTTCACAAATCTGCATACATTTATAGTACATCtacaataaaataatacaaagttTATTCTTTATCAAGAAAGACACTGTGTTAGAGTTTGCCATGATAAAtcgaagttctttttattttagttttgcggattgtaaacataaacaataataataatcttaattaatatttttccagAGTAGCAAATTACTATACCCGGTAgactaaatatatattatagattagaatacgattttttttttaatgtgtttattaaagtaattattttattttttcatattcttatttataGAGAACAATGGCTATAAGACTGGACACTTGTTATCACTTGCAGCtatcataaattaaaataaatgatttttttaaagtagaaGCCGTATACAGAGGTTATCCGCGCATAGgaacattatttttatatcatggGTTATCAACATCATTTTTAACGTTGTTTCGTTCCCCATTTTTGACAGGCTCTTCATAAATATTCCTTCGTAATTCACGTTTGTTTGCCTTGGATTCACGATTCTGTTTTCCAGAAAATGTTCAAAAGGAAATTGTACACTGTACAGTGTTACATGTATTGCACATAAGGTGTTGTATAACTATGAACAATCTCGTCAATTGTGTAAGATTTGTcattacaaattataaatgatACCATGAACGTTCGAAAAAATACTTATGCGAAcaggaatgaaatatttgccacttgaaatTTAGCTACCAACAAAATCAACCAACCGACATAATATACTACATGTAACAGTATAcctttccaagaagagaactcATTATAAAGTCATGAAAGTATCTCTCATGTCAGTCACATTGTTGGGGGATGTACTACTGGGTTAGTTTTATAAACCTTATCGCTATTTTTCTGCAATTGCATGCATTAATAGACATGTAAAATTTTCCGTAAAAttttttgacgtcataaaacaaaatatatgacgccaccatggaaaagtgattgttttaTGCATGAAAAGTTCAAGCAGCCGGCTCAGCCAGGATTAGTGATATGGTGAATCTTACAAAATATCCTGAACCACTGGGTTTAAATGAGCACACCTCAGCAAGCATGACTTATTTATGCGCAGATCCACCAATCAAACAATAGCCAAAATGAATTAACGGCATACCCATCCATGTTCAGAAGTTtgaaatacagatacagatactgaCTTCAGTGACCGTTTTATATTACGTAAacagaaaataatcaaaatattgctgatttgctatgctgctatatagatttacataatagacATGTTTAagtgcttatatggtcagttttggttgacatgtttaaataattttattatgagtCAGCATGGTCAGCCTGAGgtttcaaatcactgaaattttgtcgcgagacaatattttgaataaaaacaagacatgccaacaatcaacaaaatttatataatggCAATCCATTCTGACatcaaaatattgctgatttcCTATGCTGCTatatcattttgtatatattgatttacataataaagagcgaatatggtcagttttaaaaaataattttattatttgagtcagcttgaggtatcaaattactgaaattttgttgactcCTTAAAATAATTTTACTCTATGAGTCaccttgaggtatcaaatcactgaaattgtGTTAACGTGTtaaactaattttattatatgagtcagcttgaggtatcaaatcactgaaattttgtttacgtgttaaactaattttatcatatgagtcagcttgaggtatcaaatcactgaaattttgtttacgtgttaaactaattttattatatgagtcagcttcagCATTGTTGAgatatcaaatcactgaaattttgttgacgcgttaaaataattttatcatatgagtcagcttgaggtatcaaatcactgaaattttgtttatgtgttaaaataatttttatttatgagtCAGCTTCAGCattgttgaggtatcaaatcactgaaattttgtttacgcgttaaaataattttatcatatgagtcagcttgaggtatcaaatcactgaaattttgttgacgtgtaaaaataattttattatatgagtcagcttcagCATTGTCATTattgttgaggtatcaaatcacggAAATTTTTTTGAcgcgttaaaataattttatcatatataaGTCAACTTGAGGTatcaaattactgaaattttgttgacgcattaaaataattttattatatgagtcagcttgagcattgttgaggtatcaaatcactgaaattttgttgacgagtaaaaataattttgttatatgagtcagcttgaggtatcaaatcactgaaattttgttgacgtgttaaaataattttattatataagtcAGCTTGAGGTGTCAaatcagcttgaggtatcaaatcactgaaattttgttgacgtgttaaaataattttattatatgactcagcttgaggtatcaaatcactgaaattatgTTGAcacgttaaaataattttattatatgagtcagcttgaggtatcaaatcactgaaattttgttgcaagacactattttgaataaaaagaggatatgctggCAATCTAAATGATTGGAATAAATTTGTGTTGACATTGTGCTGCAATGTTACTGTCGACTCATTTGTATAATGCAATGCATTCTGATATCAAAATATTGCTTATTTACTATGTACTGTgccgctatatatatatagatttacataataaaatgtaaatatggtccaggttgcagtcttgtaattgactgctccataggcttacatgcaaaacagctgatctttgaaaataaaaaaataaaaaatgctacatagaaatattttttcatgttcatatcatgtatgtactaatgtgaaattgtgatttaatccaaaaaaagagggtcttgccacgaagaataaaaagttacgtaatcctgaagtaaaaacattttttttctactttctgtttgctatttttactacgccgcaccacttccagtaaacatgatatccttccactttttTGGATTAATATCctccaaaagatgcaagatttttttaaagtctgtatatatgttttaattcagcataaacctataatcaaacagaaaaaaattgagttcaaaaaaaaattcagaaaaaaatgcactattttgtttccctccatgttttgacatgcaccggaaactggagttgtaatacaagactgatGCCTATTTTGGTTGATGcattgatataattttattatgcAAGTCAGCTTggggtatcaaatcactgaaattttgttgcgaGACACTCTTTTGGATAAAAAGAGAACATGCTGGCAATCTAGATTGActgagataaaaattgaaaattatttattaaaagaatcaaattttaaaaccagacaattaatttctaaattaaggGTTAGTGACCATAACCTAGAGGTTGAAATGGGaagatataaaaatgtacccagaGATCAAAGgttatgtaaactttgtaataaaattgatgatgaataccatttttttctatattggaaACTAAACTCAACTTTAAGAGattgcttatttttaaagattaataatataaaccctgattttacaaattatcaaccacttttaaagctaaaacaacttttaaattttaaatctgagCTTTTGACAGAAATTGGTGACTTTATAAAGCAATTTTTAGAATTGCGAAAATAAGGTCCATGTCCATCAAAGGTTACATTAATTACCAATTATaactatgttttgttttatgtttatatttgtaattcttcactgtctgtattaaatgttgaatttgtgtttgcttgaccCATATTGGtgcattttgcaaataaaattattattattattattgaaataaaccTGTTAAAtaaatgcgtgcaaatgtaatcaaaagctgagtggaaacgtaaaacattttaatcccaaATGTgtgcaaacgtagtgcgcccattaaaaggagatgtggtactttatatatatatatatatgtgtgtgtagtatatgattgctaatgagaccactcttcacaagagaccaaagtaaGTTAGCTATTAAAGGACCCGAGATGAGCATATTATCCTGTCTGAAAAAAGGATTCAATTATTCAGTCATGACAGGAGATCCTAAGTATTTATAACGTACTTCTGGAATATTTGCTGCTGCACAATAAGGGAGGCAACATATAACGTGCAATGGGGATTTCAAACTTATAAGACGAAAACATACCGACAATACCAgacaaaataaaacgaaaaacacCAGAGttctttgaaatgtcaaaattgcCTTATTTTGAGCTAGGACTTTCTATACCAAGTCCTTGTTTTGAAGAACTTCGTGTAACGCAAAGTAGTAGAAGTAGTACCAACATGGTACAATTAAAAAGCTGGTGGTATAATTTTATTGTCGATTTCATGTTTGTagtaaacaatatatacatgtagattaagCATTATAATGgccatgataaaataaaatatacttggAGTTTTGTACTGTGTCATTCAAGGTTTCACCCCTTTCTTTTTCACTTGTGTTAAAGAGGTGTGATTCGTACTATAAAATTCAGGACTAATAGGAACAATATAAACATCGATCACATTTAAGGCgaagaaaatatttaagaaatacatAATATAGGAGCAAAAAATACAAACTCCCATGCTTTCAACGCATTTCAACACAGATTATGTATAATGAGGATAAATGAATCGGGTATTTTCTACAGTTCATAACTAAAGAAAATATCGATACATATGTTTGTATATCCTGTATATAGTTGTCCATTTGTCTATCACAACTCCTTTCCCGGTTTATTTTCACATGTAGGCTAAACGCATTAaagataaaagttttaaaaattgttttatataatttcactCATTCAAGAAACGTTTTACTGCATGCATGAAtgaatttaaattagatatatatatatatatatttaatcgtTTTGGCTTTGACAGAGTTTAAACCATAACATATTTATCTCAGTACCTGATGGTCACATGAGCATGATGATAGTCCATCAAACATATACAATAACCAAGGTTGTCGGGTAAAGAAGTTGGATATATCAAACTTGGAAAAACAACCTGAGGCGAATTCCACACGGATATGTATTTCCTCTTCAACAATATTCTAattctctttattttcatttaaacttggCTTATACATTTTCTGgcatatacaataaaaataaacatacgataaaattgagaatgaaaacggggaatgtgtaaaagagacaacaaaacaaccaaagagcagacaacagccaaatgATGGATCTAATATAAACTATACCACAAGACCACAAGATACCCTTTATAATTTTCCGCGTTTCGCAGTATAGAGGAAAATTATTGTACTAACGTTTCGTCTGATTAATCATGTGATTATCacatgtttacatgtacatgtaataaatgaGCGGGAAATAATCCCGTGGAGTAATCACTCTCTACCCAACACTGATACAGTCAAGATGGACACCGATATGTTGAGCAGCCCTTTAAGAAATGCCATTTCGAGAGAAGTTTCCAATGCCATATCAACATCTCAACAGGATTTATTGAACAGTATAAACGGTATAATGGACAGTAAACTGACAAATTTGCAGACCACCTTACAAGAAAGTCAACAAGAAATTTCGCAGACTCAAATGGCCAAGATGGAGGAAACTCTGACCGATAACTATACTTTTCAGAGGAAGGGCAACGAAAACCAATTCAAGTATGGTGTGAAGGTTCTAACAAAGCTGAAAGAGGCGAAGTCAAGCTTAGAAGTTCATGATTTGACCAGAGCGACCGTACAGAACGCTAAATCCAGGATTTCAGAAGGTATTGACATTGTGCAAGAGAGACAAAAGTTAATTAAACTTGCAGATTCTTCTCAACTCGGTTGGAAAGTGGTTAATGAGTATGTTGCCAACCCAATAGCAGAAGACTCCGAAGATGAGAGAAAAATGTTAAGAGCTCAGTCTAGAGCAGAGCGCAAGAGTAAAGCAGAGAAAACCAAGAAAAGCATCAAACCCAGACAAGTTCCTTATGCCAGGAATGCAGATAAAGATGATTCTTTCAAGCCTGGAAAGTGTTTCAATTGTGGAAAAAGGGGGCACTGGGCAGATAAATGTCCtgatagaaaacaaaagataagtaattctttatatttatcaaacttAGATAGTTCAAGCTTATTTTGTAGCTCAGATGataatttttattgcaataattCCAAAATAAGAAACGCCAATGAGAAGGTTTCAATAACTAttgattgtttacaaaaagttgaTCTTGTTACTTATGTGGAAAAACCGGTTAGTCCAGTAGGTAGATTGAAAAATGCTATCGATGAATGGAGATTAATCACAGATAATACACATATAATTGATGTTATACAAAACGGGTATAAGATACCTTTCAAAACAGAACCAGAtcataaaattattagaaataacAGATCATCTCTTGATAACGCAAGTTTTGTTAAGTCAGAAATTGAAACTTTGCTGTCAAAAGGTTGTATATCAGAAGTGAATGAGATACCTTGTGTAGTTAATCCTTTGACCGTTGCTTTTAATAAATCGAGCAAACCCAGGTTGGTATTGGATTGTAGACACATCAATcctcatttatttaaatttagatttaaatATGAAGACACAAAGTTAGCAAGGGAAATTTTTCACCAACATGATTTTCTATATGGCTATGATTTAAAAAGTGCTTATCACCATATTGAGATTGTTGAATTGCACAGAGAATATTTAGGTTTTGCATGGGAGATAGATGGTGCAAACAGATATTTCGTTTTTAATGTCTTGCCATTTGGATTGGCTACTGCTGGTTACATATTTACCAAAGTTCTCAGAGAAGTTGTAAAGTATTTCAGATCTAAAGGCACACAAATTATTATGTTTTTAGATGATGGTTTGGGAGGTGGTAAAGATTTTGAATCTTGTCAAAAAAGTAGTCAGTTTGTAAAATTTCAACTTCAAAAGCTAGGTTTTCTAATTGCACATGAAAAATGTGTTTGGGATCCATGCCAAAAATTGAAATGGTTAGGTTTCATTTGG
It contains:
- the LOC139502341 gene encoding uncharacterized protein: MDTDMLSSPLRNAISREVSNAISTSQQDLLNSINGIMDSKLTNLQTTLQESQQEISQTQMAKMEETLTDNYTFQRKGNENQFKYGVKVLTKLKEAKSSLEVHDLTRATVQNAKSRISEGIDIVQERQKLIKLADSSQLGWKVVNEYVANPIAEDSEDERKMLRAQSRAERKSKAEKTKKSIKPRQVPYARNADKDDSFKPGKCFNCGKRGHWADKCPDRKQKISNSLYLSNLDSSSLFCSSDDNFYCNNSKIRNANEKVSITIDCLQKVDLVTYVEKPVSPVGRLKNAIDEWRLITDNTHIIDVIQNGYKIPFKTEPDHKIIRNNRSSLDNASFVKSEIETLLSKGCISEVNEIPCVVNPLTVAFNKSSKPRLVLDCRHINPHLFKFRFKYEDTKLAREIFHQHDFLYGYDLKSAYHHIEIVELHREYLGFAWEIDGANRYFVFNVLPFGLATAGYIFTKVLREVVKYFRSKGTQIIMFLDDGLGGGKDFESCQKSSQFVKFQLQKLGFLIAHEKCVWDPCQKLKWLGFIWNTETGRIFVSPERIDKAEQTVNYILSEIGRGKVLLKARILAGIVGQLISMQIVFGDLVRLRTRFLYACVNGRASWEASVKITSEAIDELEFWRVSCRARNSKGVNISTVNFHDNFDVDLFCDASDVGFGGFCSTYDRTEVFGNWVGNEPFESSTWRELECVKRVLYTQDSLLENKLVRVNSDNQNVARILTVGSRNLSLQKTAINILESCDQKNINIQTRWVPRAQNVYADQLSRYTDHDDWSLNDETFRFLNNIWGPCSIDRFATHYNTHCSRFNSVIWCPGTEAVDSFSQYWGNDNNWLVPPPSLIAKTVNKMCNERANGILVIPEWKSAAFWPLLCAQEIFKSFVSDAIYLTNDKVIVKGAGKNGIFGKWPLKFRLIALNIMF